From Meiothermus sp., a single genomic window includes:
- a CDS encoding Lrp/AsnC ligand binding domain-containing protein: MMQLAQQAQVSTEVRRVSAYVFVSCAQPKRIVHALSRLPGVLKADALLGASEAVLVVERHNFEALQTLLTEVQSTPGVKKVSVKLAA; this comes from the coding sequence ATGATGCAACTCGCCCAGCAAGCCCAGGTTTCGACTGAAGTTCGCCGTGTATCTGCGTATGTGTTTGTTTCATGCGCCCAGCCCAAGCGCATTGTGCACGCCCTGAGCCGCCTGCCCGGGGTGCTCAAGGCCGATGCCCTGCTGGGGGCCTCCGAGGCGGTGCTGGTGGTGGAGCGCCACAACTTCGAAGCCCTGCAAACCCTCCTGACCGAAGTACAGTCCACCCCCGGCGTCAAGAAAGTCTCGGTCAAGCTGGCCGCCTAG
- a CDS encoding VOC family protein — MSKIVPNLWFDREAKEAAEFYCSVFPDARVSSATVLRDTPSGDCDLVWFELAGQPFMAISAGPLFKFNPSVSFILNFDPSQGRSRQDLEALWSSLLSGGEELMPLGQYPFAPLFGYLRDRYGVCWQLILSDNMEPRLPFVVPSLLFVGDLHGKAEEAQNFYLSVFKDARRGVTFRYPAGSEPEQEGTLMYSDFTLEGQWFSVSESALEHGFRFNEAISFMVFCDTQEEIDYYWTKLSAVPQAEQCGWLKDKYGLSWQVVPRALEAMLQDPDPARVQRVNRAVLQMKKLELAELQRAYT, encoded by the coding sequence ATGTCCAAGATTGTCCCCAACTTGTGGTTCGATCGAGAGGCCAAAGAAGCCGCGGAATTTTATTGCAGCGTGTTTCCGGACGCTAGGGTAAGCAGCGCCACCGTGTTGCGCGACACCCCTTCGGGCGACTGTGATCTGGTCTGGTTTGAGTTGGCAGGCCAGCCCTTCATGGCCATCAGCGCGGGGCCGTTGTTCAAGTTTAATCCTTCGGTCTCTTTTATCCTCAACTTTGACCCTTCCCAGGGCCGCTCCAGACAAGACCTCGAGGCCCTGTGGAGCAGTCTTTTGTCCGGCGGAGAGGAGCTAATGCCCTTGGGGCAGTACCCTTTTGCTCCCCTTTTTGGCTACCTTCGAGATCGGTACGGGGTCTGCTGGCAGTTAATCCTTTCGGACAACATGGAACCCAGGCTTCCCTTTGTCGTCCCGTCACTCCTATTTGTGGGGGATTTGCACGGCAAGGCTGAAGAGGCCCAGAACTTCTATCTTTCGGTCTTCAAAGATGCCCGCAGGGGTGTGACCTTTCGCTACCCGGCCGGCTCGGAACCCGAGCAAGAGGGTACGCTGATGTACAGCGATTTTACGCTGGAGGGTCAGTGGTTTTCGGTTTCGGAGAGTGCCCTCGAGCACGGTTTTCGCTTCAATGAAGCCATCTCATTTATGGTGTTTTGTGATACCCAGGAAGAGATAGATTATTACTGGACAAAGCTCTCGGCGGTTCCCCAGGCCGAGCAGTGCGGCTGGCTCAAGGATAAGTACGGCCTGAGCTGGCAGGTGGTGCCCAGGGCCCTGGAGGCCATGCTGCAAGACCCCGATCCGGCGCGGGTGCAGCGGGTCAACCGGGCCGTGCTCCAGATGAAAAAGCTCGAGCTGGCCGAGTTGCAACGAGCCTATACTTGA
- the pgk gene encoding phosphoglycerate kinase, with product MRTLKDLNATGKRVLVRVDFNVPIKEGKVKDETRVAAAIPTLKHLLEQGATLVLLSHLGRPKGGYEDASSLAPVAPVLEKHLGKPVLFIGGSPELTPASDATLEKVKAAPAGSVILLDNVRFEPGEEKNDPALAQKFARLGDAFVLDAFGSAHRAHASVTGVARLLPSYAGFLMEKEVESIGKVLHNPEKPYWVVLGGAKVSDKIGVIKNLLPKVTGMVIGGAMAFTFIKAQGGQVGKSLVEDDKLDLARDLLQQAADLGVKLLLPTDVVAAQKIEAGTPTRIMPANAIEEGWMGLDIGPESARTFAEALQGARTVLWNGPMGVFEVDDFAKGTLAVGEAIAKLQGAFTVIGGGDSVAAANKLGMADKFSHVSTGGGASLEFLELGTLPGIEALS from the coding sequence ATGCGTACCCTAAAGGACTTGAATGCAACAGGAAAACGGGTATTGGTGCGGGTAGACTTCAATGTGCCCATCAAGGAGGGCAAAGTCAAAGACGAGACCCGGGTGGCCGCCGCTATTCCGACCCTGAAGCACCTTTTGGAGCAGGGCGCCACCCTGGTGCTGCTTTCACACCTAGGGCGGCCCAAGGGCGGCTACGAGGACGCCAGCAGCCTGGCGCCGGTGGCCCCCGTCCTCGAGAAGCACCTGGGTAAGCCCGTCCTCTTCATCGGGGGTTCGCCGGAGTTGACCCCGGCCAGCGACGCCACGCTGGAAAAGGTGAAGGCTGCTCCTGCAGGTTCGGTGATTTTGCTGGACAACGTGCGCTTTGAGCCCGGTGAAGAAAAGAACGACCCAGCCCTGGCCCAGAAATTCGCGCGCCTGGGCGATGCGTTTGTGCTGGATGCATTTGGCTCGGCCCACCGGGCCCACGCCTCGGTTACCGGAGTGGCCCGGCTGCTGCCGAGCTACGCGGGCTTCCTGATGGAGAAGGAGGTCGAGAGCATTGGCAAGGTACTTCACAACCCCGAGAAGCCCTACTGGGTGGTGCTGGGCGGGGCCAAGGTCTCGGACAAGATTGGGGTGATCAAGAACCTGCTGCCCAAAGTCACCGGCATGGTGATTGGTGGCGCGATGGCCTTCACCTTTATTAAGGCCCAGGGAGGGCAGGTGGGCAAAAGCCTGGTGGAGGACGACAAGCTAGACCTGGCCCGCGACCTGCTCCAGCAAGCCGCCGACCTGGGGGTGAAGCTACTGCTGCCCACGGATGTGGTGGCGGCGCAGAAGATAGAAGCCGGAACGCCCACCCGCATCATGCCGGCCAATGCCATTGAGGAGGGCTGGATGGGCCTGGACATCGGGCCCGAGAGCGCTCGTACCTTTGCCGAGGCCCTGCAAGGAGCCAGGACGGTGCTGTGGAATGGGCCGATGGGCGTATTCGAGGTAGACGACTTTGCCAAGGGCACGCTGGCAGTGGGCGAGGCCATTGCCAAGCTTCAGGGCGCCTTTACCGTGATTGGTGGGGGAGACTCGGTAGCGGCAGCCAACAAACTCGGCATGGCCGATAAGTTTAGCCATGTGTCCACCGGCGGGGGGGCCAGCCTCGAGTTCCTGGAACTCGGCACCCTACCGGGCATCGAAGCGCTCAGCTAA
- a CDS encoding nitroreductase family protein yields MNDLYELYQRRASVRKFKPEPLREGDLDKLLLAAQRAPTDATAQMYSLLRISDPVLRREISSHSGQNPHIETCAEFFLILADVHRLQRLVEHRGGAFGRWPRTALHFAITDAVLAGSALATMAESLGYGIVWIGGVLNGIREIAQLCKLPQGVVPVAGLCVGVPDERPAPRPRLSRGLVVHENQYRTYSPEELEQAYTDMAPITKSGDWYRVLERYFAQGGTMEQRERAYQVLTAQQGFEPDLPPERMQELSAKGLEAGSLGQLIEATFAQGFRSLQFHRQGYVWIEKEPEAYRGEGPPGQALAQALLQAPKERVIP; encoded by the coding sequence GTGAACGACCTCTACGAGCTGTACCAACGCCGGGCCAGCGTGCGCAAGTTCAAGCCCGAACCCCTGCGCGAAGGCGACCTAGACAAGCTTCTCTTGGCTGCCCAGCGGGCCCCCACCGACGCCACCGCGCAGATGTATAGCCTGCTGCGCATCAGCGATCCCGTGCTCCGAAGGGAGATCTCGAGCCACTCCGGCCAGAACCCCCACATCGAGACCTGCGCCGAGTTTTTCCTGATACTGGCCGATGTGCACCGGCTGCAAAGGCTGGTGGAGCACCGGGGGGGCGCCTTTGGGCGCTGGCCCCGCACCGCGCTGCACTTTGCCATTACCGATGCAGTGCTGGCCGGAAGCGCCCTGGCTACCATGGCCGAGAGCCTGGGCTACGGGATTGTCTGGATTGGGGGGGTGCTGAACGGGATTCGGGAAATTGCACAACTCTGCAAGCTGCCACAGGGGGTGGTGCCGGTAGCAGGGCTGTGTGTGGGCGTGCCAGACGAAAGACCGGCCCCGCGCCCGCGTCTGTCGCGGGGGCTGGTGGTGCACGAGAACCAGTACCGCACCTATAGCCCCGAGGAACTCGAGCAGGCCTACACCGATATGGCCCCCATCACCAAGAGCGGCGACTGGTACAGGGTACTGGAGCGCTACTTCGCCCAAGGCGGCACCATGGAGCAGCGGGAGCGGGCCTACCAGGTGCTCACCGCCCAGCAGGGCTTCGAGCCCGACCTGCCGCCAGAGCGGATGCAAGAGCTGTCTGCCAAGGGCCTCGAGGCCGGCTCGCTGGGCCAGCTTATCGAAGCGACCTTTGCCCAGGGCTTCCGCAGCCTCCAGTTCCACCGCCAGGGCTACGTCTGGATCGAGAAAGAGCCCGAGGCCTACCGGGGCGAGGGCCCGCCCGGCCAGGCCCTGGCTCAAGCCCTGTTGCAAGCCCCCAAGGAACGGGTTATTCCCTAA
- the tmpR gene encoding bifunctional dihydropteridine reductase/dihydrofolate reductase TmpR, producing the protein MSRVALVTGSAKGIGRAILLALAEKGFDVAVHYRYSQTEAERTCQEALERGVRAIKVAADVTQVQEAQRLIQTVAEQLGGLHVLVNNVGDYLKKPIDQTTPEEWHALLDSNLNAPFYLTQAALPYLSATGYGRVVNIGFAGAQHLLARPGITPYVIAKTGLIIYSKSLAQRLATKGVTVNVVSPGVAENSVSKPLEEIPMGRLAQLEELARAVLFFVDEANGYLTGQVLEVSGGWNL; encoded by the coding sequence ATGAGCAGAGTCGCACTGGTCACCGGATCGGCCAAAGGCATCGGGCGGGCCATTTTGCTGGCCCTGGCCGAAAAGGGGTTTGATGTGGCCGTGCACTACCGCTATAGCCAGACCGAAGCCGAGCGCACCTGCCAGGAGGCCCTGGAGCGGGGGGTGCGGGCCATCAAGGTCGCGGCGGATGTGACCCAGGTGCAGGAAGCACAGCGCCTGATCCAGACCGTAGCTGAACAACTGGGGGGTTTGCATGTGCTGGTCAACAACGTGGGGGACTACCTCAAAAAACCTATTGACCAAACCACCCCCGAGGAATGGCATGCCCTGCTCGACTCCAACCTCAACGCGCCTTTCTACCTCACCCAAGCCGCCCTCCCCTACCTGAGCGCTACCGGCTACGGGCGGGTGGTTAATATCGGCTTTGCCGGGGCGCAGCACCTGCTGGCCCGTCCGGGCATCACCCCTTACGTAATTGCCAAAACCGGACTGATTATCTACAGCAAGTCGCTGGCCCAGCGCCTGGCTACCAAAGGCGTGACGGTAAACGTGGTCTCGCCGGGGGTGGCCGAGAACTCTGTTTCCAAGCCCCTGGAGGAGATTCCCATGGGCCGCCTGGCGCAGCTAGAGGAGCTGGCCCGTGCGGTGCTTTTCTTTGTGGACGAGGCCAACGGGTATCTGACCGGGCAGGTGCTGGAGGTTTCGGGCGGATGGAATCTGTGA
- a CDS encoding GyrI-like domain-containing protein: protein MDKPVRTFESGFFVAGYEVRTSHATEANPQTAKIPALWEKIERGELELLIPKRLAKGKPFVVYYNYQDPPSGPYSVLLGYQVIGQDDVPPGLSGLNVPGGRYLMFTAQGPRPESVLRTRQEIEAYFRQPGAPRRAYTFDYEVYENSQRVSLFVAIQ, encoded by the coding sequence ATGGACAAGCCCGTTCGCACTTTTGAGTCCGGCTTTTTTGTGGCGGGCTACGAGGTTCGCACCAGCCATGCGACGGAAGCCAATCCCCAGACTGCCAAAATCCCCGCCCTGTGGGAAAAGATTGAGCGCGGGGAGCTCGAGCTTCTAATTCCCAAGCGCCTGGCCAAGGGAAAACCCTTTGTGGTTTACTACAACTACCAAGACCCCCCTAGTGGCCCCTACTCGGTGCTGCTGGGCTACCAGGTAATCGGGCAGGACGATGTACCGCCCGGCCTGAGCGGGCTCAATGTTCCGGGTGGGCGTTACTTGATGTTTACGGCCCAAGGCCCCAGGCCGGAGTCGGTACTGCGAACCCGGCAGGAGATCGAGGCCTACTTCCGGCAGCCCGGCGCACCCCGGCGAGCCTATACCTTCGATTACGAGGTGTACGAAAACAGTCAGCGGGTTTCGCTTTTTGTGGCCATTCAATAG
- a CDS encoding GNAT family N-acetyltransferase, with amino-acid sequence MSLRIQPQRPDSPVARELIAELDAALNPHYPPESRHGYSVEKLIQQGVAFFVAYLDEQPVGCGGVQIFGHEYAELKRMYVRPGFRGRGIGKQLLAHLETYAAERGIRVLRLETGVAQTEAIGLYQSFGFRRIPPFDPYFEDPLSICMEKQIS; translated from the coding sequence ATGTCTCTTCGCATTCAACCCCAGCGACCGGATAGCCCGGTAGCCAGGGAGTTAATCGCCGAGCTCGACGCGGCACTAAACCCCCACTACCCCCCCGAAAGCCGCCACGGCTACAGTGTGGAAAAGCTAATCCAGCAGGGCGTCGCCTTCTTTGTGGCCTACCTGGACGAGCAGCCGGTAGGCTGCGGCGGGGTGCAGATTTTCGGCCACGAATACGCCGAACTCAAGCGCATGTATGTGCGGCCTGGGTTTCGTGGGCGGGGGATAGGGAAGCAACTGCTAGCCCACCTCGAAACCTACGCCGCCGAGCGCGGCATTCGGGTACTCCGCCTCGAGACCGGGGTGGCCCAGACCGAGGCCATCGGTTTGTATCAGAGCTTTGGCTTCCGCCGCATCCCCCCTTTTGACCCCTATTTCGAAGACCCTTTGAGCATTTGCATGGAGAAGCAAATCTCCTAG
- a CDS encoding VOC family protein, translated as MKVMVSAIIPVVPSRDVQASLRFYQAYLGFHDPFTWGENPVEYGGLSRDGLRLHFYHEPNPQIGQSYALRLEVDEVDLLYVGCEAAGIVHPNGKLENKLWGTREFTVLDPSGVAVRIYQQL; from the coding sequence ATGAAGGTGATGGTCTCGGCAATCATTCCGGTGGTGCCCAGCCGCGATGTGCAGGCGTCGTTGCGTTTTTATCAGGCCTATCTGGGCTTCCATGACCCCTTTACCTGGGGGGAAAACCCCGTCGAGTACGGTGGGCTGAGCCGGGATGGGCTGCGGCTCCATTTCTACCACGAACCCAACCCCCAGATCGGGCAGAGCTATGCTTTGCGGCTCGAGGTTGACGAGGTGGACTTGCTCTACGTGGGCTGCGAGGCGGCGGGTATCGTGCACCCCAATGGCAAGCTGGAAAACAAGCTCTGGGGCACCCGCGAGTTCACCGTCCTCGACCCGTCGGGGGTCGCTGTGCGCATCTACCAGCAACTTTAG
- the gap gene encoding type I glyceraldehyde-3-phosphate dehydrogenase, with product MKVAINGFGRIGRQVFRILQERGVEVVGINDLSDNAILAHLFKYDSNYGRFPGTVSYDEKNITVNGKTIRVYEEKDPANLPWGEIGADIVIESTGRFTKLEAAEAHLKAGAKKVIISAPGKGDMLTVVMGVNEHMYDPAKHHVISNASCTTNGLAPVAKVLNDHFGIEKGILTTVHAYTASQSLVDAVKDDPRDARAAALNIVPSETGAAKAVGLVIPELKGKFGGMAFRVPTSTVSVVDFTAVLNKEASKDEINAAMKAAAEGPMKGILAYTEEPLVSSDLKGDPHSSIFSALDTLVVGNMVKVVSWYDNEWGYSCRVADLAQYIGKKL from the coding sequence ATGAAAGTAGCCATCAACGGTTTCGGACGCATTGGCCGTCAGGTGTTCCGGATACTGCAAGAACGCGGGGTGGAGGTGGTCGGCATTAACGACCTGTCGGATAACGCCATCCTAGCCCACCTTTTCAAATACGACTCCAACTATGGCCGCTTCCCCGGAACCGTTAGTTATGACGAAAAAAACATCACCGTAAACGGAAAAACCATCCGGGTCTACGAAGAGAAAGATCCCGCCAACCTCCCTTGGGGCGAGATCGGGGCCGACATTGTGATTGAGTCCACGGGGCGCTTCACCAAGCTCGAGGCAGCCGAGGCCCACCTCAAAGCCGGGGCTAAAAAGGTCATCATCAGCGCCCCGGGCAAGGGCGACATGCTTACGGTGGTGATGGGGGTCAACGAACACATGTACGACCCCGCCAAGCACCACGTAATCTCCAACGCAAGCTGCACCACCAATGGCCTGGCCCCCGTGGCCAAGGTGCTCAACGACCACTTTGGCATCGAGAAAGGCATCCTAACCACCGTTCACGCCTATACCGCCAGCCAGAGCCTGGTGGACGCCGTGAAGGACGACCCCCGCGACGCCCGGGCGGCTGCCCTCAACATTGTGCCTAGCGAGACCGGCGCGGCCAAGGCAGTGGGGCTGGTAATCCCCGAGCTCAAGGGCAAGTTTGGCGGCATGGCCTTCCGCGTACCCACCAGCACGGTCTCGGTGGTCGACTTTACGGCTGTTTTGAACAAGGAAGCCAGCAAAGACGAAATCAACGCTGCCATGAAAGCGGCCGCCGAAGGCCCCATGAAGGGCATTCTGGCCTACACCGAGGAGCCGCTGGTCTCGAGCGACCTCAAGGGCGACCCCCACTCCTCCATCTTCAGCGCCCTCGACACCTTGGTAGTGGGCAACATGGTCAAGGTGGTGAGCTGGTACGACAACGAATGGGGCTATAGCTGCCGTGTGGCCGACTTAGCCCAGTACATCGGCAAGAAGCTATAA
- a CDS encoding helix-turn-helix domain-containing protein: MTLAERLRELRSQQGWRLKDLAEKSGLSVPYLSDLERGRTNPSLDTLQTLAGAYHISVNDLLAPVDFYGERTEASLPRGLAELIADPQLGAEITPEWQRTLARIELRGKRPESKRDWYEIFLHLKRVLEG; encoded by the coding sequence ATGACACTAGCCGAACGTCTCCGTGAACTGCGCAGCCAGCAAGGCTGGCGCTTGAAGGATTTGGCCGAGAAGAGCGGGCTTTCCGTGCCCTATCTGTCCGACCTCGAGCGGGGCCGCACCAACCCCTCCCTCGACACCCTGCAAACCCTGGCCGGCGCCTACCACATCTCGGTCAACGACCTTTTGGCCCCCGTAGACTTCTATGGCGAGCGCACCGAAGCCTCGCTGCCCCGGGGCCTGGCCGAGCTGATTGCCGACCCTCAACTTGGCGCCGAAATCACCCCGGAGTGGCAGCGCACCCTGGCCCGCATCGAGCTACGCGGCAAGCGCCCGGAGTCCAAGCGCGACTGGTACGAGATTTTCTTGCACCTCAAGCGGGTGCTGGAAGGGTAG
- the folE2 gene encoding GTP cyclohydrolase FolE2, translated as MLAEKEIPLLSYDNKQILDLPLPKLDKNGGKKAYLFRNTDGSEPVITRHYDAHFRPDAAYKASLPDMTETVDSVEGANVAIQQVGISGFKLPLKFATPQGEALTLEARVTGTVSLQADLKGINMSRIIRTFYAHKDEVFSLDTLAQVVQDYRRELGSLSARVKVAFSYPMLVSALRSGLEGYQFYTGSYEAVLEENGVLRRFVELDFVYSSACPCSAELAEHARDNRGAYAIPHSQRSKARIKVEVAPDTSLHLEDLIHHAREALKTETQVMVKREDEQAFAELNGAYVKFVEDAARLVYEQLVADPRIHDFQVACSHLESLHSHDAVSVIAKGVPGGFRADFNDFSTLIC; from the coding sequence TTGCTGGCGGAAAAGGAGATTCCCTTGCTTAGCTACGACAACAAGCAAATCCTCGATCTACCCCTTCCCAAACTGGATAAAAACGGCGGCAAAAAAGCCTATCTGTTCCGCAATACCGACGGTTCAGAGCCTGTCATTACCCGCCATTACGACGCGCACTTCCGGCCCGATGCCGCCTACAAGGCCAGCCTGCCCGACATGACCGAGACCGTGGACTCGGTGGAAGGGGCCAATGTGGCCATCCAGCAGGTAGGTATCTCGGGCTTCAAGCTGCCGCTCAAGTTTGCTACCCCCCAGGGCGAGGCCCTGACCTTGGAGGCCCGCGTCACCGGCACCGTCTCGCTCCAGGCCGACCTCAAGGGCATCAACATGAGCCGCATCATCCGTACTTTTTATGCTCACAAGGACGAGGTTTTCAGCCTGGATACCCTGGCCCAGGTGGTGCAGGACTACCGGCGCGAGCTAGGCAGCCTGAGCGCGCGGGTCAAGGTGGCCTTTAGCTATCCCATGCTGGTATCGGCGCTGCGTTCGGGTCTGGAGGGTTATCAGTTTTACACCGGGAGCTACGAAGCAGTGCTGGAAGAAAACGGTGTTTTGCGGCGCTTCGTCGAGCTAGACTTTGTCTACTCCTCGGCCTGTCCCTGCTCGGCCGAGCTGGCCGAACACGCCCGCGACAACCGCGGTGCCTACGCCATTCCCCACAGCCAGCGCTCCAAGGCCCGCATCAAGGTGGAAGTGGCCCCCGATACCTCGCTGCACCTGGAAGACCTGATCCACCACGCCCGCGAGGCCCTCAAAACCGAGACCCAGGTGATGGTCAAACGCGAAGACGAACAGGCCTTTGCCGAGCTCAATGGGGCCTATGTGAAGTTTGTGGAAGATGCCGCCCGGCTGGTCTACGAGCAGCTTGTAGCCGACCCCCGCATCCACGACTTCCAGGTCGCCTGCTCACACCTCGAGAGCCTGCACTCTCACGACGCAGTCTCGGTGATTGCCAAGGGCGTACCCGGCGGATTCCGCGCCGACTTCAACGACTTTAGTACCCTAATCTGCTAA
- a CDS encoding NUDIX domain-containing protein, whose amino-acid sequence MEPRYPIPTVGALVTGPSGRVLIVKTTKWQGLWGVPGGKIEWGEPLETALRREFREEVGLELQHIRFALLLEGVFDPQFYKPMHFLFVNYYAQSQHETIAPNEEILEWAWVSPEEALEYPLNHITRTLIEGYLKRAA is encoded by the coding sequence ATGGAGCCCAGATATCCCATTCCCACCGTAGGAGCCCTGGTAACAGGGCCTTCGGGCCGGGTGCTGATCGTCAAGACCACCAAGTGGCAAGGCTTGTGGGGCGTGCCGGGGGGCAAGATTGAGTGGGGGGAACCCCTAGAAACGGCGCTGCGAAGGGAGTTCCGGGAAGAAGTGGGCCTCGAGCTTCAGCACATTCGCTTCGCCCTGCTTCTGGAGGGAGTGTTCGACCCGCAGTTTTACAAGCCGATGCATTTTTTATTCGTCAACTACTACGCCCAAAGCCAGCACGAGACCATCGCTCCTAACGAGGAAATCCTCGAGTGGGCCTGGGTAAGCCCAGAGGAGGCGCTGGAGTATCCCCTGAACCACATCACCCGCACCCTGATTGAAGGGTATCTGAAGAGGGCCGCATGA
- a CDS encoding A24 family peptidase: MDFFLLPLAVLSFVLGSLIGSFLNVVIYRLPAGISVVWPRSRCPHCGQVLSPIELVPIVSWVIQGGRCRNCKAPISVRYPAVEALTAVLFTVAALLRPVFPDLLFIWAFIALLVALSFIDIDTKTLPNSLNFAGIVLGLLGALLLGYPQAFPQALDGGLMGAGLIALFAGFGGLLYNRFKDGPREGPFGLHLVHLAAMVGAWGGMWGTVGGVWLGGLGIVVGLFNASLNARSGKVFALHDGLTLGLAALAPLLAWVLGLSPLESLRGMLVSAGGMALAGMLYWWLRNPSDKVEPETENPGGYVTVMGYGDVVLAGFLGVWLGFTSLMVAVFIAVLAGAIIGSVLRRRGGDNQIPFGPYLAIGGLIAFFYGKALVQWYLGYLGLA; the protein is encoded by the coding sequence GTGGATTTTTTCCTTTTGCCCTTGGCGGTGCTCTCGTTTGTGCTCGGAAGTCTGATTGGCTCGTTTCTGAATGTGGTGATCTACCGGCTTCCGGCCGGCATCTCCGTGGTGTGGCCCCGCTCGCGTTGCCCCCACTGTGGGCAGGTGCTCTCCCCCATCGAACTCGTGCCCATCGTCTCCTGGGTTATCCAGGGGGGGCGGTGCAGAAATTGCAAAGCCCCCATCTCGGTGCGCTATCCGGCAGTGGAAGCCCTGACGGCGGTTCTTTTTACCGTGGCGGCCCTCTTGCGCCCGGTTTTTCCCGATCTGCTTTTCATCTGGGCCTTTATCGCCCTGCTGGTTGCACTTTCTTTTATCGATATAGACACCAAAACCCTGCCTAACTCCCTCAACTTCGCCGGCATTGTGCTGGGGTTGCTGGGAGCCTTACTGCTGGGCTATCCCCAGGCTTTTCCACAAGCCCTAGACGGCGGTTTGATGGGCGCTGGGCTGATCGCCTTGTTTGCGGGCTTTGGCGGCTTGCTCTACAACCGCTTCAAGGATGGCCCCCGCGAAGGCCCCTTTGGACTGCACCTGGTGCACCTGGCCGCCATGGTGGGGGCCTGGGGGGGGATGTGGGGCACGGTGGGGGGGGTCTGGCTGGGTGGGTTGGGCATTGTGGTGGGGCTGTTCAATGCCTCGCTGAACGCCCGTAGTGGAAAGGTCTTCGCCCTGCACGACGGCCTGACCCTAGGGCTCGCCGCCTTGGCGCCCCTGCTGGCCTGGGTGCTGGGCTTATCGCCCCTCGAGAGCCTGCGTGGCATGCTGGTGAGCGCGGGGGGCATGGCCTTAGCCGGCATGCTGTACTGGTGGTTGCGCAATCCCTCCGATAAGGTGGAGCCCGAAACCGAAAACCCCGGCGGCTACGTGACCGTGATGGGCTACGGCGATGTGGTGCTGGCGGGCTTTCTAGGGGTCTGGCTGGGCTTTACTAGCCTAATGGTTGCGGTTTTTATTGCGGTATTGGCCGGGGCCATCATCGGCTCCGTTCTGCGGCGGAGGGGGGGCGATAACCAAATCCCTTTTGGGCCGTATCTGGCAATTGGCGGTTTGATCGCTTTCTTTTATGGGAAAGCCCTGGTGCAGTGGTATCTGGGGTATCTGGGCCTCGCCTGA
- a CDS encoding ImmA/IrrE family metallo-endopeptidase: protein MPPDLRPKIIELAQAYRKAHAPLTPERLAGGIGASLSYGKLPEGKFGALVPGQNHILIDQDSPPKRQRFTLAHEVMHVLIQQDDDLLSDLHEAYAGQELEKELEALCNLGAAEMLLPGEVVDAALGKKGQSPKLVPELAELHQVSEEVVIIALAERGPTPSIVLMAGSKPLRVYFSAKHPRLFDRVSRGTGFRRDDPLVVAFETGLPQKTKTTLPNHAVLYSLEAYPKGGRVYAVYKELQN, encoded by the coding sequence ATGCCTCCCGACCTCAGACCCAAAATAATCGAACTGGCCCAGGCGTACCGCAAGGCCCACGCGCCGCTCACGCCCGAACGGCTGGCCGGGGGCATCGGCGCAAGCCTCTCCTACGGCAAGCTGCCGGAGGGCAAGTTTGGGGCTTTGGTGCCGGGGCAGAATCACATCCTGATTGACCAGGACTCCCCCCCAAAACGCCAGCGCTTTACCCTGGCCCACGAGGTGATGCACGTCTTGATTCAGCAAGATGACGACCTGCTCTCCGACCTGCACGAAGCCTACGCGGGACAGGAGCTGGAAAAAGAACTCGAGGCCCTGTGCAACCTGGGGGCCGCCGAGATGCTCCTGCCTGGCGAGGTGGTGGACGCCGCTCTGGGCAAGAAGGGCCAAAGCCCCAAGCTGGTGCCCGAACTGGCCGAACTGCACCAGGTCTCGGAGGAAGTGGTGATTATCGCCCTGGCCGAACGCGGCCCCACCCCCTCCATCGTGCTAATGGCCGGCAGCAAGCCCCTGCGGGTCTATTTCAGCGCCAAGCACCCCCGCCTATTCGACCGGGTGAGCCGGGGCACCGGCTTTCGCCGCGATGACCCCTTGGTGGTCGCGTTCGAGACCGGCCTGCCCCAAAAGACCAAAACGACCCTACCCAACCATGCCGTGCTGTATAGCCTCGAGGCCTACCCCAAAGGCGGGCGGGTCTATGCGGTCTACAAGGAGTTACAAAATTAG